A single window of Vigna unguiculata cultivar IT97K-499-35 chromosome 1, ASM411807v1, whole genome shotgun sequence DNA harbors:
- the LOC114191664 gene encoding B2 protein → MENMQSFWQLGDELRGHSKASEDHKWLMVASKLAEQTRLKGERVNNLDLSKGPIDTRSRDKFGFQEENKFDSLNLSMLNLDSKFTENVSKSSLRNSVYSMNAVYQKSNANLVSNVNSNKYSGNIQHNKESNNNSGNSNNNESNNSNATDKRFKTLPAAETLPRNEVLGGYIFVCNNDTMQEDLKRQLFGLPPRYRDSVRAITPGLPLFLYNYTTHQLHGIFEAASFGGSNIDPTAWEDKKCKGESRFPAQVRIRVRKLCKALEEDSFRPVLHHYDGPKFRLELSVPETLDLLDLCEQAGSAA, encoded by the exons ATGGAAAACATGCAGAGCTTCTGGCAATTGGGTGATGAACTTCGTGGACACTCAAAAGCGTCAGAGGATCACAAGTGGTTAATGGTTGCTTCTAAGTTGGCTGAACAGACAAGATTGAAGGGGGAGCGTGTGAATAACCTTGACCTTTCAAAGGGCCCCATTGATACAAGGTCAAGGGATAAATTTGGGTTCCAGGAAGAGAACAAATTTGATTCTCTCAACTTGAGCATGTTGAACTTGGACTCTAAATTTACTGAAAATGTGAGCAAAAGCTCACTTCGTAATAGTGTTTACAGTATGAATGCAGTGTATCAGAAAAGTAATGCAAACTTGGTGAGTAATGTGAACAGTAACAAGTATAGTGGTAATATTCAGCATAACAAAGAGTCCAACAATAACAGTGGGAACAGCAACAACAATGAGAGCAACAACTCAAATGCAACTGACAAAAGGTTTAAAACCTTGCCTGCAGCAGAGACACTCCCACGCAATGAGGTGCTTGGAGGATACATATTTGTCTGTAACAATGACACAATGCAGGAAGACTTGAAACGTCAGCTATTTG GCTTGCCTCCAAGGTATCGAGATTCTGTTAGGGCAATAACACCAGGGTTACCTTTATTTCTGTATAACTATACTACTCATCAGCTGCATGGCATTTTTGAG GCAGCAAGTTTTGGTGGCTCTAACATAGATCCAACTGCCTGGGAGGATAAAAAATGCAAAGGCGAGTCAAGGTTTCCAGCTCAG GTAAGAATCCGTGTTAGGAAACTCTGCAAGGCATTGGAAGAAGATTCGTTCAGGCCAGTATTGCATCATTATGATGGTCCAAAGTTTCGTCTTGAGCTGTCAGTTCCAGAG ACTCTGGATCTGTTGGACTTATGTGAACAAGCTGGTTCAGCAGCATAA
- the LOC114193275 gene encoding uncharacterized protein LOC114193275 codes for MQTLFVCGDKLWRFHADSFFGSRLSLPTTHLPFWPPRRSSVVSMVVKRSPKRLKYTTGSRFTKEDGLVYIEADPSASDSWKLEPIVNLLKQGAVGVIPTDTLYAIVCDLRSHSAIERLRRIKNIEASKPLSILCHSFRDIDKYTTGFPRGDGQGHANLFKAVKHHLPGPYTFILIASKELPKQCIRFGTSSAKYASRKNVGVHMPDDAICQAILKEMDAPLICTSIKFQKEDEWMIDPVIIADTYGPEGLDFVVDGGVRVADPSTVVDMTKMPPKVLRQGKGPILHWMEFEDDQKTEIDKDLIPAGI; via the exons ATGCAAACGCTTTTTGTTTGTGGAGATAAGCTATGGCGTTTCCACGCCGATTCATTCTTCGGCTCTCGCCTGTCGCTTCCGACTACTCATTTGCCGTTTTGGCCGCCCAGAAGAAGTTCAGTAGTGTCCATGGTGGTTAAGCGCAGCCCCAAGCGTCTCAAATACACCACCGGTTCTCGCTTCACCAAG GAAGATGGATTGGTGTACATTGAAGCAGACCCATCTGCCTCTGATTCTTGGAAATTGGAACCGATTGTCAATCTCTTGAAACAAGGTGCGGTCGGAGTCATCCCCACTGATACCCT GTATGCAATAGTATGTGACCTCAGAAGCCACTCTGCCATTGAACGTCTTCGTAG AATCAAGAATATAGAAGCTTCAAAG CCTCTTAGCATCTTGTGTCATTCATTTCGGGACATAGACAAGTACACAACTGGATTTCCACGTGGTGATGGTCAAGGCCATGCAAATTTATTCAAAGCTGTTAAGCATCACTTACCTGGTCCT TACACATTCATCCTAATTGCAAGCAAAGAATTACCTAAGCAATGCATAAGGTTTGGGACTTCTTCTGCCAAATATGCATCAAGAAAAAATGTGGGTGTACATATGCCTGATGATGCCATTTGTCAAGCAATACTGAAGGAGATGGATGCACCATTAATATGTACAAG CATCAAGTTCCAGAAGGAAGATGAATGGATGATTGACCCAGTTATAATAGCTGATACATATGGACCAGAG GGTCttgattttgttgttgatggtgGTGTAAGAGTGGCCGACCCATCCACGGTTGTTGACATGACAAAAATGCCTCCCAAAGTACTACGACAGGGAAAG GGTCCTATTTTACATTGGATGGAATTTGAAGATGATCAGAAAACTGAGATCGATAAGGATCTCATCCCTGCCGGCATTTGA